TTCTGCACGCTCATGGAGATTCAACCGGCGCCCAGATTTTGCGGGCTCTGATGGTGAAAGTCAAGACGCTTCCCAATATTGAAATCCGGCCGCACACCTTTGTAACCAATCTCTTGTTGGACGGGACAAAAGTTGCCGGAGTCAATTACATTGACACAAAGGCCTCACGCCTGCGGGCCATTGAAGCCAATGGCGTGGTGCTGGCAACCGGCGGCATGGGGCAGGTCTACAAGGAAACCACGAACCCCGGCGTTGCCTGCGGTGACGGAGTTGCCATCGCTTATCGTTCCGGCGCGCTGTTGAGCGACCTGGAATTCATCCAGTTTCATCCTACCGCTCTCTACGCAAAAGGCGCTCCTCGGTTCCTGCTTTCTGAGGCGTTGCGGGGCGAGGGCGCCGTTCTGAGAAATGTCGATTTGCATCGTTTTATGCCTCATTACCACGAGGCCGCCGAGCTTGCGCCCAGGGATATCGTCTCCCGCGCCATCGTCATGGAGATGCGCAAGACCGGCACAGAGTTCGTTTATCTTGACCTGACCGGCCTGAAGGGAGACCACGTCAGGGGCCGTTTTCCCAGAATCTACGCTACTTGCCTGCAATACGGATTGGACATCACCGCCGATCTTCTTCCGGTTCGCCCCGCCGCCCACTACGCCATGGGTGGAGTCGCCACCGACCTCAACGGCAACACGTCGCTGGAGGGGCTTTACGCCGCTGGCGAAGTGGCCTCCACAGGGGTGCACGGCGCCAATCGCCTTGCCAGCAATTCCCTGCTGGAAGGACTGGTGTTCGGTGCGCGCGCCGGCGCGAGCGCCCGCAGGCGTTCCTGCCATTCACACTCCAAGGGCGCCAGCGCAAAGTTCAAAGTGGATGAATCCAAGGGCAGCCGGCATGCGAATAGCCCTTCAACCACCTCCTTCACCGATATCCCACAGGTTGTGAAGACCCTACGCGAAATTTTGTGGGACAAGGTTGGAATCATCCGCGAGAAATCAGCCTTGACTGAAGCTGTGCACCACCTCGAAGAGCTCTCCATTCCAGAACCGGTCCCGCTGGACCGGCAATGCCACGAAGCTCAGAACATGCTGGCCGTCGCGCGCCTGATCGCCTCCTCGGCTCTGGCTCGTATAGAAAGCCGCGGCGCCCACTACCGTACCGACATGCCCTTCAGGGACGATTCAACGCCTCCCCGCCACTCCTTCGTCAAGAAAGATGCTGCGGTTATTTTCTCGCAGGATCTGCCGGCTGGTTTCAGTGAAAAACCAGCATCTTCTCACAAGTAGTCCCTTTGGCTGGTCTAACAGGTTGCTGAAAAAAGCCGCCCGTCATGCTGAGCGCAGCGAAGCATCTGCTGTATTTTACTGAACAAAACAGATCCTTCTCCCGCTTCGCGGGGTCAGGATGACGTCTCGCTGTGATTTTTTCAGCAACATGAGAGCCGTGCCCAGAGGTGGAGGTCGTCCGGCCCTGATGACCGGGAGGGTTACTATTGGATGCGAGGCGAGCTTTCAAGCTCACTGAGCGTCGCTTTCACCACGCGGCCCACAATGGTCAGGCTGGAAGGGCTGCAATGCTGGATCAGATCCTGCGCCGTGTGCCAGTAGCTGTTGTTGGGCCCATAATTAAAATCGATGATGTCGACAGAGGATACGCCGGCGCTGACAAAAGGAATGTGGTCATCAGTAACCGCGATGGGCTGGCGCAGAAAATACTTTGAATAGCCCAGCCTGTCCGCCTGCTGAAAGACAAGTTTGTTCAGCCAGGAGGTGGAATTCTGGTCCCAGTGGATATCCAGGTGCGCGTCCCCGATCATATCGACAAGAATCATGGCCTGAATTCGGCTCAATTCCCCGTTCGCCGTCAGCTTCTGGACAAAGTGCCGGCTGCCGTAGGTGTTATCGTCGCCAGCCCATTCCTGCCGGACCGCTTCCTCGCCGTCGAAAAACACGATCCAGTAAGTCAGCTTGTGCCGCGTGTGGGCCAGTTCGCGGGCCATTTCCAGCAGAAAAGCCGCGCTTGATCCTCCGTCGTTTGCGCCGACGAAACGGAAAGAATTCTCCAGCTTGGTGTCATAGTGGCCGGCGATCATGATGATGCGCTTCGGCTCGTTGCCGGGAATTTCGGCGATGAGGTTCACCATGGGAATCTTGCCAATAGGGGTGGCCCCGACAAAACTGTCCTGCACAACCTTGCAGCCGGATTTCTCCAGTTGCCCAATGATCCAGGCGCGGGAAGCCTC
This Terriglobia bacterium DNA region includes the following protein-coding sequences:
- the nadB gene encoding L-aspartate oxidase, which produces MNEKNEQVDYLILGAGIAGLRAAIELADAARVLVLTKGDIYESSTEHAQGGIAAALAEDDEVHLHLQDTLQAGDGLCREEGVKILVEQGPREIKKLIDWGMEFDREGTKLAFTREGAHSRSRVLHAHGDSTGAQILRALMVKVKTLPNIEIRPHTFVTNLLLDGTKVAGVNYIDTKASRLRAIEANGVVLATGGMGQVYKETTNPGVACGDGVAIAYRSGALLSDLEFIQFHPTALYAKGAPRFLLSEALRGEGAVLRNVDLHRFMPHYHEAAELAPRDIVSRAIVMEMRKTGTEFVYLDLTGLKGDHVRGRFPRIYATCLQYGLDITADLLPVRPAAHYAMGGVATDLNGNTSLEGLYAAGEVASTGVHGANRLASNSLLEGLVFGARAGASARRRSCHSHSKGASAKFKVDESKGSRHANSPSTTSFTDIPQVVKTLREILWDKVGIIREKSALTEAVHHLEELSIPEPVPLDRQCHEAQNMLAVARLIASSALARIESRGAHYRTDMPFRDDSTPPRHSFVKKDAAVIFSQDLPAGFSEKPASSHK
- a CDS encoding M28 family peptidase, giving the protein MRRLSGGKLPSLLFLLTFLLAFLASASKARAADAYAFNGGRAFADLQHLVSFGPRPVGSSALEASRAWIIGQLEKSGCKVVQDSFVGATPIGKIPMVNLIAEIPGNEPKRIIMIAGHYDTKLENSFRFVGANDGGSSAAFLLEMARELAHTRHKLTYWIVFFDGEEAVRQEWAGDDNTYGSRHFVQKLTANGELSRIQAMILVDMIGDAHLDIHWDQNSTSWLNKLVFQQADRLGYSKYFLRQPIAVTDDHIPFVSAGVSSVDIIDFNYGPNNSYWHTAQDLIQHCSPSSLTIVGRVVKATLSELESSPRIQ